The proteins below are encoded in one region of Methanomassiliicoccus luminyensis B10:
- a CDS encoding dihydroneopterin aldolase family protein, whose amino-acid sequence MKASREERAADYFNCTARERAIFEAGIKLAAVYHQFIGTPVSSANVESLERAIEEGVKVQPFVESVTVSINREQLRSKRNEYDYQSLTGDMFDVTVTINIDGVCATGRLRYVEDIKYPLMYVESIVDR is encoded by the coding sequence ATGAAGGCGTCTCGGGAAGAACGGGCTGCGGATTATTTCAATTGCACTGCCAGGGAACGGGCCATTTTCGAAGCTGGCATCAAGCTGGCGGCGGTGTACCACCAGTTCATAGGCACCCCCGTCAGCTCGGCGAACGTGGAGAGCCTGGAGCGCGCCATCGAGGAGGGTGTGAAGGTCCAGCCGTTCGTGGAAAGCGTCACGGTCAGCATCAACAGGGAGCAGCTGCGCTCGAAGAGGAACGAGTACGACTATCAGTCTCTCACCGGCGACATGTTCGACGTGACGGTGACGATCAATATCGACGGGGTGTGCGCTACCGGCCGCCTGCGGTACGTGGAGGATATAAAGTACCCCCTCATGTACGTCGAGAGCATCGTTGACCGATGA
- the nadA gene encoding quinolinate synthase NadA: MRPQDRILELKKERNAVILAHNYQVPEIQDIADFVGDSLGLAMQASKTDADVIVFCGVDFMAESAKILNPNKIVLHPETKAKCPMAAMCDPQGVRMLKKDFPKAEVVAYVNTSAQCKAEADVCCTSSNAVKVVNKLDSDLVIFIPDENLASFVQRSTEKDIIPWPGFCPTHEAITVDKVQKLKAEHPSAFVVVHPECRPEVIDIADAARSTEGMMSLVKESDKTEFIIGTEQEMLYRLGKENPGKTFYPVPGAVCPTMKLITLDNVLAALETMSPEIKVDPEIAAKARAPLERMMEIGRGD; this comes from the coding sequence ATGCGGCCCCAGGATAGGATCCTAGAACTGAAGAAGGAGAGGAATGCCGTGATCCTCGCCCATAACTACCAGGTCCCCGAGATACAGGACATCGCTGACTTCGTAGGCGACTCTCTGGGCCTGGCGATGCAGGCTTCCAAGACCGACGCCGATGTCATAGTGTTCTGCGGCGTCGATTTCATGGCCGAGAGCGCCAAGATACTCAACCCGAACAAGATCGTGCTTCACCCTGAGACCAAGGCCAAGTGCCCCATGGCCGCCATGTGCGACCCTCAGGGGGTCAGGATGCTGAAGAAGGACTTCCCCAAGGCCGAGGTGGTGGCGTACGTTAATACCTCCGCCCAGTGCAAGGCCGAGGCGGACGTCTGCTGCACCTCCTCCAACGCGGTGAAGGTGGTCAACAAGCTCGACTCGGACCTCGTCATATTCATCCCGGACGAGAACCTCGCTTCGTTCGTCCAGCGGTCCACCGAGAAGGACATTATTCCCTGGCCTGGCTTCTGCCCCACTCATGAAGCGATCACCGTGGATAAAGTGCAGAAGCTCAAGGCCGAGCATCCCAGCGCCTTCGTGGTAGTGCACCCGGAATGCCGCCCTGAGGTCATCGACATCGCCGATGCGGCCCGCTCCACCGAGGGCATGATGAGCCTGGTGAAGGAATCGGACAAGACCGAGTTCATCATCGGCACCGAGCAAGAGATGCTGTACCGCCTGGGTAAGGAGAACCCCGGGAAGACGTTCTATCCCGTGCCCGGGGCCGTCTGCCCCACCATGAAGCTGATCACCCTCGACAACGTCCTCGCCGCCCTGGAGACCATGTCCCCGGAGATCAAGGTCGATCCGGAGATCGCCGCGAAGGCCAGGGCCCCGCTGGAGAGGATGATGGAGATCGGCCGGGGAGACTGA
- a CDS encoding NTPase, with the protein MNTGMKIGITGLPGAGKTHALLKVIEMLEAEGVKVGGMVTEPIVEDNKRTGFAIIDWSNKSKGVFAHVDIQSKFMVGKFGVDLQVLEDVGVKALMKACEDADVIVIDEVGRMEVESEPFIEAVKFALDVEKPLLLTLHKKSRNPLLQDIRRRDDVRILEVTPINRNLLPYKIMKLMKGELL; encoded by the coding sequence ATGAACACTGGAATGAAGATCGGCATAACAGGTCTCCCAGGAGCGGGAAAGACCCACGCCTTGCTCAAGGTCATAGAGATGCTCGAGGCAGAGGGGGTGAAGGTCGGCGGGATGGTCACCGAGCCCATTGTCGAGGACAATAAGCGCACCGGTTTTGCCATCATCGACTGGTCCAACAAGTCCAAGGGCGTGTTCGCCCACGTGGACATACAATCCAAGTTCATGGTCGGGAAGTTCGGCGTGGACCTTCAGGTCCTCGAGGACGTGGGGGTCAAGGCGCTTATGAAGGCGTGCGAGGACGCTGACGTCATCGTCATCGACGAGGTAGGGAGGATGGAGGTCGAGTCGGAGCCGTTCATCGAGGCGGTCAAGTTCGCCTTGGACGTGGAGAAGCCGTTGTTGCTGACGCTCCACAAGAAGTCCCGGAACCCCCTGTTGCAGGACATCCGGAGAAGGGACGACGTGAGGATATTGGAGGTAACTCCCATCAACCGCAATCTTTTACCATATAAGATAATGAAGCTCATGAAAGGAGAGCTCCTGTGA
- a CDS encoding leucine-rich repeat domain-containing protein, with amino-acid sequence MPRRSLVFAFLVLAMLVLSVVHITVPAEGLSPSEYASPGGVYKYRTSGATSADYASEILGLTGGSGTVFIQSALEGYPLRTVTSLSGCTADTLVIPSSITSISDTAFSDCADLERVYFLGDRPTLGDDGIPDGVEIYVLEGAEGWGSLPAALDLMIYSDADSSISYYVIDGKAVVHGLVAGTKISIPSEVSGVPVKSIGDEAFRGTGISSLIVGEGVESIGVRAFYDCVSLLTVAFPESLRVICDEAFRNSNKLTDVDLRNTEFIGFESFRDCHSFTEIMIPDTVKCMSGGAFYICNSVEKVVVGSGISAIEERVFGYGSSISDLTMKGDITSVGGSAFYRCASLGSISLSKVTDIGPYAFYEASSLAHIDLGRGLVSIGEGTFWDCKALTSIRIPDTVTTLGSSAFSECTSLQDIYFDGNMPLMGEDVFYRTDVTVHYLSIHSESWQAYGGKAVADRGEDTDPEPPWAIAAASSAAILGIVLYAIWRRGRR; translated from the coding sequence ATGCCGAGAAGGAGCCTCGTATTCGCGTTCCTGGTCCTGGCAATGCTCGTGCTGTCCGTGGTCCACATCACCGTGCCTGCAGAGGGCCTATCGCCGTCCGAGTACGCGTCCCCCGGTGGCGTGTATAAATACAGAACATCCGGGGCTACGTCCGCCGACTACGCTTCCGAGATCCTCGGCCTGACGGGAGGCTCCGGGACCGTGTTCATCCAATCCGCTCTAGAGGGATACCCTTTGAGGACGGTGACATCCCTGTCCGGGTGTACGGCCGATACGCTGGTCATACCCTCCTCCATCACTTCGATATCTGATACGGCGTTCAGTGACTGCGCCGATCTGGAGAGGGTGTACTTCCTTGGCGACCGTCCGACGCTGGGGGATGACGGCATCCCCGATGGGGTAGAGATATACGTGCTGGAAGGCGCGGAAGGATGGGGCTCCCTCCCGGCCGCGCTCGATCTCATGATATATTCCGACGCGGACAGCTCGATCTCTTACTACGTGATCGACGGGAAGGCGGTGGTCCACGGCCTTGTGGCAGGCACTAAAATATCGATCCCCTCGGAGGTGTCAGGCGTACCGGTGAAGTCGATAGGCGATGAAGCGTTCAGGGGGACCGGCATATCGTCCCTGATCGTGGGAGAGGGCGTGGAAAGTATCGGTGTGCGGGCGTTCTATGATTGCGTGTCGCTCTTGACGGTAGCGTTCCCGGAGTCCCTGAGGGTGATATGCGACGAAGCGTTCAGGAACAGCAACAAGCTGACCGATGTAGACCTTCGGAACACTGAGTTCATCGGGTTCGAGTCCTTCCGCGATTGCCATTCTTTCACCGAGATCATGATCCCTGACACGGTCAAGTGCATGAGCGGAGGGGCGTTCTACATCTGCAACTCGGTGGAGAAGGTCGTGGTCGGCAGCGGCATATCGGCGATAGAGGAGCGGGTATTCGGATACGGGTCGTCGATCTCCGATCTGACCATGAAGGGAGATATAACGTCCGTGGGAGGCTCGGCGTTTTACAGGTGCGCGTCGCTGGGGTCTATATCTCTGAGCAAGGTGACGGATATTGGCCCGTACGCGTTCTATGAGGCCTCGTCCCTGGCCCATATTGATCTCGGAAGAGGGCTCGTATCTATAGGCGAAGGGACGTTCTGGGATTGCAAGGCGCTCACTTCGATCCGCATCCCCGACACCGTCACGACCCTGGGGTCGAGCGCGTTCTCAGAATGCACATCGCTCCAGGACATCTATTTCGACGGCAATATGCCCTTGATGGGCGAGGACGTCTTCTACCGCACCGACGTGACCGTTCATTACCTCAGCATACACAGCGAGTCGTGGCAGGCTTATGGAGGAAAGGCGGTGGCCGACCGCGGTGAGGATACCGATCCAGAGCCTCCATGGGCGATCGCGGCGGCATCCTCCGCGGCGATATTGGGCATCGTGCTGTACGCGATATGGAGAAGGGGCCGGAGGTAG
- a CDS encoding tRNA (guanine(26)-N(2))-dimethyltransferase → MSPEGSSTIIEGATELVVPAAHSVHGPGKRVGHVFYNEQMAFNRDVSIMLLAACPQVRSALDAMSGTGARATRLAKEARPDLQIVANDRDVETCGYINANIRFNELSNVQASNEDLRCLLARRVFDYIDLDPFGTPVPFVPAVMQGLKRRGMAGVTATDTAPLAGTYPKKCLRRYGARSARSPFGHETGLRILIGHLAKEAAKEDKGLECVLSFYADHYFRTYVRVLDSGANADTTIAKLGYIEYDRDTGERVVSAERPSERSIGPLWLGPLHDKEVLAAMSASENLHTQQRCAKYLETWKQELDIPFFYDNDEIASMLKVSPKRMDRLFEALSACGRVSRTHASPTGFKTDLSLRELLDVYRSVA, encoded by the coding sequence GTGAGCCCGGAAGGCTCCTCCACCATCATCGAGGGTGCCACCGAGCTGGTAGTTCCCGCCGCTCATTCCGTTCACGGCCCTGGCAAAAGGGTCGGACATGTCTTTTACAATGAACAGATGGCGTTCAACCGGGACGTGTCGATCATGCTCCTGGCCGCCTGCCCGCAGGTGAGGAGCGCTCTCGACGCCATGTCCGGGACCGGCGCGCGCGCCACTCGCCTCGCCAAAGAGGCCCGCCCGGACCTGCAGATCGTCGCCAACGACCGTGACGTCGAGACGTGCGGCTACATCAATGCCAACATCCGGTTCAACGAGCTGTCGAACGTGCAGGCGAGCAACGAGGACCTCCGCTGCCTCCTCGCGCGGAGGGTGTTCGACTACATCGACCTCGACCCGTTCGGGACCCCCGTGCCGTTCGTCCCCGCGGTGATGCAGGGGCTGAAGCGCCGCGGCATGGCCGGGGTCACCGCCACGGACACCGCGCCCCTGGCGGGGACGTATCCCAAGAAGTGCCTCCGCCGCTATGGCGCGAGATCGGCGCGCTCCCCCTTCGGCCACGAGACCGGGCTGAGGATCCTCATCGGCCACCTGGCAAAGGAGGCGGCCAAGGAGGACAAGGGCCTGGAGTGCGTGCTGTCGTTCTACGCCGACCACTACTTCCGCACTTACGTAAGAGTGCTGGACAGCGGTGCGAACGCCGACACCACCATCGCCAAGCTGGGGTACATCGAATATGACCGGGACACCGGAGAGAGGGTTGTCTCGGCGGAGAGGCCGTCGGAGCGGTCCATCGGCCCGCTGTGGCTCGGTCCCCTGCATGACAAGGAAGTGCTCGCCGCCATGAGCGCGAGCGAGAACCTGCACACCCAGCAGCGGTGCGCCAAGTACCTGGAGACCTGGAAGCAGGAGCTGGACATCCCGTTCTTCTATGACAACGATGAGATCGCTTCCATGCTCAAGGTGTCCCCGAAAAGAATGGACCGCCTGTTCGAAGCGCTCTCCGCGTGCGGTAGGGTGTCGAGGACGCACGCCTCCCCAACGGGGTTCAAGACCGACCTTTCGCTCAGGGAGCTGTTGGACGTCTACAGGAGCGTCGCCTGA
- a CDS encoding adenylosuccinate synthase, with amino-acid sequence MPTLAVIGSQWGDEGKGKITDYLAEDADLVVRYQGGANAGHTIKVGEEVFALHLLPSGIIRENVISVVGNGLVIDCDELEVELEALRKTGRSGKGLRLSDRANVVMPYHRILDGAEERARGSKTVGTTGRGIGPCYSDKIARAGIRIGDLLDEELLRDRIATIAPVKERFAESLGAELGLDQEALVAKLLSFGKKWEQYITDTSVLVNDAIKAGKKVMFEGAQGTMLDIDYGTYPYVTSSNCTSAGICTGVGVPPSAVGEVIGVTKAYTTRVGAGPFVSELTDEVGKHLQTKGGEFGTTTGRARRCGWLDLVVVRHAVRLNGMACIALTKLDVLNDLDTIKVCVAYDVDGKRVENFPSNVRHLERAKPIYEELDGWKSWEGSTAELCKRGYEALPQGMRSYIQYIERSTGVPAGIISVGKGRDETIDRRHKKW; translated from the coding sequence ATGCCTACTTTGGCGGTGATTGGATCTCAGTGGGGAGATGAGGGGAAAGGCAAGATCACTGACTATCTGGCCGAGGATGCCGATCTGGTAGTGCGCTATCAGGGAGGGGCCAACGCCGGACATACCATCAAGGTCGGGGAGGAGGTCTTCGCCCTTCACCTGCTGCCGTCCGGCATCATCAGGGAGAACGTGATCTCCGTGGTGGGCAACGGGCTCGTAATCGACTGTGATGAGCTGGAGGTCGAGCTCGAAGCTCTCAGGAAGACCGGACGCTCCGGAAAGGGGCTCAGGCTTTCCGATCGCGCCAACGTGGTCATGCCGTACCACCGCATCCTGGACGGAGCGGAGGAGAGAGCCCGTGGCTCCAAGACCGTCGGCACCACTGGCAGGGGCATCGGCCCGTGCTATTCGGACAAGATCGCCAGGGCGGGCATCCGTATCGGGGACCTCCTCGACGAGGAGCTTCTCAGGGATAGGATCGCCACTATCGCCCCGGTAAAGGAGCGGTTCGCCGAGTCCCTGGGAGCAGAGCTGGGCTTGGACCAGGAAGCGCTGGTGGCCAAGCTGCTGAGCTTCGGCAAGAAGTGGGAGCAATACATCACCGACACCTCTGTTCTGGTGAACGATGCCATCAAGGCCGGGAAGAAGGTCATGTTCGAGGGCGCCCAGGGCACCATGCTGGATATCGACTACGGCACCTATCCATATGTCACTTCGTCCAACTGCACCTCCGCGGGCATCTGCACCGGCGTGGGAGTGCCGCCGTCGGCGGTGGGCGAGGTCATCGGGGTCACCAAGGCCTACACTACCAGGGTCGGCGCGGGACCGTTCGTGTCCGAACTCACCGATGAGGTGGGAAAGCACCTCCAGACCAAAGGCGGGGAGTTCGGCACCACCACCGGCCGGGCCAGGCGGTGCGGGTGGCTCGATCTTGTAGTAGTGCGGCACGCCGTCCGCCTCAACGGGATGGCCTGCATAGCGCTGACCAAGCTGGACGTCCTAAATGATCTGGACACCATCAAGGTCTGCGTGGCGTATGACGTGGACGGCAAGCGGGTGGAGAACTTTCCCAGCAACGTGCGCCATCTCGAGAGAGCGAAGCCCATCTACGAGGAGCTGGATGGCTGGAAGAGCTGGGAGGGCAGCACCGCCGAACTATGCAAACGCGGGTACGAGGCTCTCCCCCAGGGCATGAGGTCCTACATCCAATACATCGAGAGGAGCACCGGCGTCCCCGCGGGCATCATTTCTGTCGGAAAGGGCCGCGACGAGACCATCGACCGACGCCACAAGAAGTGGTGA
- a CDS encoding ABC transporter ATP-binding protein, with protein MDEAALSIKGLHKSFDGFEALKDINLDLARGLMVGLIGPNGCGKSTMMKCISKIHGVTSGSIHVAGRDIAGLRPSEISKLVASVPAESGPTFGMTVMEMVMLGRYPYGNRIWWETKDDEMIVRKALRTFGIDQLRHNHVSTLSSGERQRAMIAKAYVQEPKLMLVDEPTSHLDMKYKLQVMEYLQAMSKTDMTVLVAEHDISLMARYCDTCIIMRRGEIVNIGDPKTVITEDLVRDVYEVEARVGTDADGEIYILPKRYKVGAV; from the coding sequence ATGGATGAGGCGGCGCTGAGCATCAAAGGGCTTCATAAGAGCTTCGACGGGTTCGAGGCGCTTAAGGATATCAACCTGGACCTGGCCAGGGGTCTCATGGTCGGCCTGATAGGCCCGAACGGGTGCGGCAAGTCCACGATGATGAAGTGCATCTCCAAGATACATGGCGTGACCTCTGGATCGATCCACGTGGCCGGCAGGGACATCGCCGGGCTGAGACCTTCGGAGATATCCAAGCTCGTTGCCTCCGTCCCCGCGGAATCGGGGCCGACCTTCGGCATGACCGTGATGGAGATGGTCATGCTCGGCAGGTACCCGTACGGGAACAGGATATGGTGGGAGACCAAGGACGACGAAATGATCGTCCGCAAGGCGCTCCGCACGTTCGGGATAGACCAGCTCAGGCACAATCACGTGTCCACGCTGTCCTCCGGGGAACGCCAGCGCGCCATGATCGCCAAGGCATACGTCCAGGAGCCGAAGCTGATGCTAGTCGACGAGCCGACGTCGCATCTTGACATGAAATACAAGCTGCAGGTGATGGAATATCTGCAGGCCATGTCGAAGACGGACATGACCGTCCTGGTGGCGGAGCACGACATATCGCTGATGGCGAGGTACTGTGACACCTGCATCATCATGAGGAGGGGGGAGATCGTCAATATCGGGGATCCCAAGACGGTGATAACCGAGGACCTCGTCCGCGACGTGTACGAGGTGGAAGCGCGCGTGGGCACGGATGCCGACGGGGAGATCTACATCCTGCCGAAAAGATACAAGGTTGGGGCTGTATGA
- a CDS encoding outer membrane protein assembly factor BamB family protein: MKALPLAVAAVLLMVMVPVLPMTTADAGDGKLLIDMGNGTTYWCDISAQGSYASVAQDCAGKLGLSVSVSGSGITAVGGLAEHSVGDQTCRWNLYVWDAGNGAWMPGEAMGGQYDGGTFAIGFYPDGSITPAETPDEPTAWISAGGDSSSSSVSDSYGTVGALVPPEWYKTYSTGFVDSEIVVAGGLLYHTTGGSYGAAGSDRDPWVYCLDRYTGELVWEFHYAYGQGYEVTTPLIVGDTLVITATNGDVYCLDRYDGTLLDTLKLEMSYPVDGNGDIIWNGRTFLTGGTTPVYDSGAIYFGTSDGRVLCYSLTPEKKFSLLWDYDPPATGSKGDYSGTRGCFYYHPPVIADVDGVRMLFIGSYGGNVHALDASTGKEIWVQKVIDLRDENKPHPGTPGSAGSIAVTREGKLIVCCSDGGLSSLTGYVISIDAATGKGADGSEYDWKLDVLCNHPVAVEDGFYAYISPLSSGSSKLRGADGTGSDAVSAIYKFDLQGRVVWTSQAYQMIKASLTLADGVLYAMDYSAGTFYPTGGAVMAIDAEDGSEIWRLQLTPFSADSYSMVSPTVIDGKIYVGNDYGAVYCISEVAGKIYGDSGEIVLENGLYHWSWLALLVFVIACFLFLRKYY, from the coding sequence ATGAAGGCATTGCCGCTGGCGGTCGCCGCCGTGCTTCTAATGGTGATGGTACCCGTTCTCCCGATGACGACGGCCGATGCGGGGGACGGGAAGCTGCTCATAGACATGGGCAACGGCACCACTTACTGGTGCGACATATCCGCCCAGGGATCGTATGCGTCGGTGGCCCAGGATTGCGCGGGCAAGCTGGGCCTGAGCGTGTCCGTGTCCGGGTCCGGCATCACCGCCGTCGGCGGCCTGGCCGAGCACTCCGTGGGGGACCAGACCTGCCGGTGGAACTTGTATGTCTGGGATGCCGGGAACGGGGCCTGGATGCCGGGAGAGGCCATGGGGGGGCAGTATGATGGGGGGACTTTCGCCATCGGCTTCTATCCCGATGGGTCCATCACCCCGGCGGAGACGCCTGACGAACCCACGGCATGGATATCCGCCGGCGGGGACTCGTCGTCATCCAGCGTGTCTGATTCGTACGGGACGGTGGGCGCGCTCGTTCCCCCCGAATGGTACAAGACGTACTCCACGGGGTTCGTGGACTCCGAGATCGTAGTGGCCGGGGGCCTCCTCTACCACACCACGGGGGGATCATACGGCGCCGCGGGCTCTGACCGGGACCCCTGGGTGTACTGCCTCGACAGATACACCGGAGAACTGGTCTGGGAGTTCCATTACGCATACGGACAGGGCTACGAGGTGACCACGCCGCTCATCGTCGGGGACACGCTCGTCATAACCGCCACCAATGGTGATGTGTACTGCCTGGACCGCTACGACGGGACGCTCCTGGACACGCTCAAACTGGAGATGAGCTATCCCGTGGACGGCAACGGCGACATCATCTGGAACGGCAGGACCTTCCTCACCGGCGGGACCACCCCGGTCTACGATTCGGGAGCGATATATTTCGGCACCTCGGACGGCCGCGTGTTGTGCTATTCCCTGACCCCTGAGAAAAAGTTCTCATTGCTCTGGGACTATGACCCGCCGGCCACGGGCTCCAAGGGCGATTATTCGGGCACCAGGGGCTGCTTCTACTACCATCCCCCAGTGATCGCCGATGTGGACGGCGTGCGCATGCTGTTCATCGGCAGCTACGGGGGCAACGTCCACGCATTGGATGCTTCCACCGGAAAGGAGATATGGGTCCAGAAGGTCATAGACCTGAGGGATGAAAACAAGCCGCACCCCGGAACCCCCGGTTCCGCGGGCAGCATCGCGGTGACGCGCGAAGGAAAGCTCATCGTATGCTGCTCTGATGGGGGCCTGTCGTCGCTGACGGGGTACGTGATCTCTATCGATGCGGCCACAGGGAAGGGCGCGGACGGCTCCGAATACGATTGGAAGCTGGACGTCCTATGCAATCATCCCGTGGCGGTCGAGGACGGCTTTTACGCGTACATATCTCCGCTGAGTTCCGGCTCGTCCAAGCTCAGGGGCGCCGACGGGACGGGGTCCGATGCGGTCTCCGCGATATACAAGTTCGACCTCCAGGGGAGGGTCGTCTGGACCAGCCAGGCGTACCAGATGATAAAGGCGTCCTTGACGCTAGCGGACGGTGTACTCTACGCCATGGACTACTCGGCGGGGACGTTCTATCCCACCGGCGGCGCGGTGATGGCGATCGACGCCGAAGATGGCAGCGAGATATGGAGGCTGCAGCTCACTCCCTTCTCCGCGGACTCGTACTCGATGGTCTCCCCCACGGTCATTGACGGGAAGATCTACGTCGGCAACGACTACGGTGCGGTCTACTGCATATCCGAGGTGGCGGGCAAGATATACGGCGACAGCGGGGAGATCGTCCTCGAGAATGGCCTATACCATTGGTCGTGGCTCGCGCTCTTGGTGTTCGTCATAGCTTGCTTCCTGTTCTTGCGAAAATACTATTGA
- a CDS encoding FecCD family ABC transporter permease has translation MDKLKRGKGEGGRGGARKTRKRRAAPAEDEVFDVDVKKRRFIVITVFGALMALVAFLISISISSGGIIPVTDAVAAMFSALMKGGNNLNTVELYIYVARLPRAIAAIGVGAGLAIAGCMYQAIIRNPLVDPYITGVSSGAGCAAVAVIALGATVPFLGNGSLYVIPLAAIVGGLVAFALTMTVAEGSGGSSTNYILAGVIVGFAFSSVQTIFLSLGKDYLTDAMWWLFGSFANITWENAWIVFVPAMGISLIAMLWAREFNLFINGEEQAQQLGLNVRRFKRSMMVVASVLTAVCVAFVGIIGFVGLVIPHACRMALGGDHRLIMPASIVLGAMLMLFADLLARTVISPLELPVGAITAMIGTPVFAYMLMKKGREYNG, from the coding sequence TTGGATAAACTGAAGAGAGGAAAGGGCGAAGGGGGCAGGGGCGGCGCCCGTAAAACGAGGAAAAGGAGGGCCGCCCCCGCTGAGGATGAGGTCTTCGATGTCGATGTCAAGAAACGGCGCTTCATCGTGATCACGGTGTTCGGCGCCCTGATGGCGCTGGTCGCCTTCCTGATATCCATCTCGATATCGTCCGGCGGGATCATCCCGGTCACGGATGCCGTCGCGGCGATGTTCTCAGCGCTGATGAAGGGCGGAAATAACCTCAACACCGTCGAGCTGTACATATATGTGGCGAGGTTGCCGAGGGCGATCGCCGCCATCGGGGTCGGCGCGGGCCTGGCCATCGCGGGATGCATGTACCAGGCTATCATAAGGAACCCGTTGGTGGACCCCTACATCACCGGAGTATCATCCGGAGCAGGGTGCGCCGCCGTCGCGGTCATCGCATTGGGAGCGACGGTGCCGTTCCTCGGGAACGGCTCATTGTACGTCATACCTCTGGCCGCCATAGTGGGCGGTCTCGTGGCCTTCGCCCTGACCATGACCGTCGCCGAAGGTTCCGGGGGGTCGTCCACCAATTACATCCTCGCCGGAGTGATAGTGGGCTTTGCCTTCTCGTCGGTCCAGACGATATTCCTGTCATTGGGAAAAGACTACCTCACCGACGCGATGTGGTGGCTCTTCGGGTCGTTCGCCAACATCACCTGGGAGAACGCCTGGATCGTGTTCGTGCCGGCGATGGGGATCTCCTTGATCGCCATGCTGTGGGCCCGGGAGTTCAACCTGTTCATAAACGGGGAGGAACAGGCCCAGCAGCTCGGCCTGAACGTCCGGAGGTTCAAGAGATCGATGATGGTCGTGGCGTCCGTGCTCACGGCGGTCTGCGTGGCGTTCGTCGGCATCATCGGCTTCGTGGGGCTCGTTATCCCTCACGCCTGCAGGATGGCGCTCGGAGGGGACCATAGGCTGATCATGCCGGCATCCATCGTATTGGGGGCCATGCTCATGCTGTTCGCCGACCTGCTGGCCAGAACAGTCATATCTCCGCTGGAGCTCCCCGTGGGAGCGATAACGGCAATGATCGGTACACCGGTCTTTGCCTACATGCTCATGAAGAAAGGACGTGAGTATAATGGATGA